A genomic segment from Salvia splendens isolate huo1 chromosome 13, SspV2, whole genome shotgun sequence encodes:
- the LOC121760973 gene encoding probable protein phosphatase 2C 48 has protein sequence MAAIKSDHKVHGHSQVESGSTSLHPSGPYGTFVGIYDGHGGGPNASEFIKNQLFEIVKRLTSDLGEMSSDVLDLSFLAVDEQYTHLVQNESVAFPNLLSAGSSCLVGIVIGGRVYVANVGDSRAVLAQLPRPKPPVQLVREQVARLKRKVQESRQKQRIPSIRPPYSPPLELRPLVHSHLDYYPYRRPMLKRHIQAIPLLTDHCANLPYVRRELMELHPHDPRISEYDHPNDIYRVKGILLFSS, from the exons ATGGCGGCTATTAAATCCGATCATAAAGTACACGGCCATAGCCAGGTTGAGTCGGGGTCAACGAGCTTGCATCCATCAGGCCCTTATGGTACATTCGTTGGAATCTACGACGGTCATGGTGGTGGTCCCAATGCTTCCGAGTTTATAAAAAACCAGCTATTTGAAATTGTGAAAA GATTAACGTCGGATCTTGGAGAAATGTCAAGTGATGTtcttgatttatcatttttggcaGTAGATGAACAGTATACTCACTTGGTTCAGAATGAATCTGTAGCTTTCCCAAATTTATTATCTGCGGGGTCGAGCTGTTTGGTGGGCATCGTAATAGGAGGACGGGTATACGTTGCAAATGTCGGGGATTCTAGGGCGGTCTTGGCGCAACTGCCTAGGCCTAAACCACCCGTCCAATTGGTCCGGGAGCAAGTGGCTAGGCTCAAACGAAAGGTCCAAGAGTCTAGGCAAAAACAACGCATCCCATCAATCAGGCCACCATACTCCCCACCCCTAGAGCTCAGACCACTCGTCCATTCGCATCTGGATTACTATCCATATAGGCGGCCCATGCTCAAGCGACACATCCAAGCCATCCCATTATTGACTGAccactgcgcaaatctgccataTGTCCGGCGGGAGTTAATGGAGCTGCATCCTCACGATCCCAGGATTTCGGAATATGATCACCCTAATGACATCTACCGTGTCAAGGGCATCCTTCTG TTCTCTTCCTAG
- the LOC121761425 gene encoding probable protein phosphatase 2C 38: MLASIFKPANNIEYTEIRLGRHQWGDFSMAAVKSDHEVQSHSQVESGSMRLHPSSPYGTFVGIYDGHGGPNASEFIKNHLFEIVKRLTSDLGEMSSDVLDLSFLALEEQYTNLVQNESVAFPKLLSAGSSCLVGVVIEGRVYVANVGDSRAVLAQLPRNKQPVQLVREKVAELKLKAKQKLGLPSMQGQLVYMKQPIPWTWEQPPRPLSPPMEPRPIDLSYLDVNPYRRPKLNRDIKAIPLSTDHNVDLPSIRRELKELHPRYPMIVPYDHERKIYRVKGILRTSRSIGDVYLKSWEFNTRPDLAKEYKVDKKFEKPIILYNPALVDQELLPEDKFIIFASHGLWKYVADEEAVDMVLNSSRKGIAKKLLKKALRRWAMHAHKLSYRELKKLNITKRRLLHDDISVVVLFLDQKLIAGGRCNHLSLKAYEASSSQPDIGGASTSQQHKGKGKASSSQPDTGGASTSQQHKGKGKASTSQLHTGVASTSKQHADGDSSSTDRASSRSQPHIGEASISQTPTAISKSKTWPGFSRRRYET, translated from the exons ATGTTGGCCAGCATTTTCAAGCCTGCGAACAATATAGAGTATACGGAAATCAGGCTCGGGCGCCATCAATGGGGGGACTTCTCTATGGCGGCTGTTAAATCCGATCATGAAGTACAAAGCCATAGCCAGGTTGAGTCGGGGTCAATGAGATTGCATCCGTCAAGCCCTTATGGTACATTCGTTGGAATCTACGACGGTCATGGTGGTCCCAATGCTTCCGAGTTTATAAAAAACCATCTCTTTGAAATTGTGAAAA GATTAACGTCGGATCTTGGAGAAATGTCAAGTGATGTtcttgatttatcatttttggcaTTAGAAGAACAGTATACTAACTTGGTTCAGAATGAATCAGTAGCTTTCCCAAAGTTATTGTCTGCGGGGTCGAGCTGTTTGGTGGGCGTGGTAATAGAAGGACGGGTATACGTTGCAAATGTCGGGGATTCTAGGGCGGTCTTGGCGCAACTGCCTAGGAATAAACAACCCGTCCAATTGGTCCGGGAGAAAGTGGCAGAGCTCAAACTAAAGGCTAAGCAAAAACTAGGCCTCCCATCGATGCAGGGGCAACTGGTTTACATGAAACAACCCATCCCATGGACCTGGGAGCAACCACCCCGACCTCTCTCCCCACCCATGGAGCCCAGACCAATCGACCTATCGTACCTGGATGTCAATCCATATAGGCGGCCAAAGCTCAACCGAGATATCAAAGCCATCCCCTTATCGACAGACCACAACGTAGATCTGCCATCTATCCGGCGGGAGTTAAAAGAGCTGCATCCTCGCTATCCCATGATTGTCCCATACGATCACGAAAGAAAAATCTACCGTGTCAAGGGCATCCTTCGG ACTTCAAGATCAATCGGCGATGTTTACCTGAAGAGCTGGGAGTTCAACACAAGGCCTGATTTGGCGAAAGAATATAAGGTGGATAAGAAGTTTGAGAAGCCGATCATTTTGTATAATCCGGCCCTAGTCGACCAGGAGCTTCTCCCGGAGGATAAATTCATTATATTTGCTTCTCATGGGCTGTGGAAATACGTTGCCGATGAAGAAGCAGTTGACATGGTTCTAAATTCGTCGCGTAAg GGAATAGCAAAGAAACTGTTGAAAAAAGCATTGAGGAGATGGGCAATGCATGCTCATAAGTTGTCATACAGGGAGCTGAAGAAACTCAACATTACAAAGAGGAGACTGCTCCATGACGACATCTCGGTTGTAGTTCTCTTCCTAGATCAAAAATTGATCGCTGGCGGCAGATGCAACCATCTCTCCCTAAAAGCTTATGAAGCTAGCAGCAGCCAGCCTGATATTGGTGGAGCTAGCACCAGCCAGcaacataaaggtaaaggtaAAGCTAGCAGCAGCCAGCCTGATACTGGTGGAGCTAGCACCAGCCAGcaacataaaggtaaaggtaAAGCTAGCACCAGCCAACTCCATACTGGTGTAGCTAGCACCAGCAAGCAACATGCTGATGGAGATAGCAGCAGTACCGATCGAGCTAGTAGCAGGAGCCAGCCCCATATTGGTGAAGCTAGCATCAGCCAGACCCCTACCGCCATCAGCAAGTCCAAAACCTGGCCCGGCTTCTCACGAAGAAGATACGAGACTTGA